The Coffea arabica cultivar ET-39 chromosome 8e, Coffea Arabica ET-39 HiFi, whole genome shotgun sequence genome window below encodes:
- the LOC140004172 gene encoding uncharacterized protein isoform X1, whose protein sequence is MMEIGSPRLPLPKGKYQWSCIWGLVDMFDFRTGRTHQKRLSNGKTRHKHGIDARHSRKVDTLADFCEKCQGIEDGAGLGNHAVDAYKTKVKDIVQEEFPTEKQIQKLLKAMKQHQRKSDLADNHKASKTLKKASQMLANHRKEKDHEGHHPCSCSDELSLDNHKFAAMLEEIFSQIHQDGRFNGDIHRSLIPSRFKQLDEINVQLLQMSAKAFIDQIYIKRRYTSKDGVSSKSEPFSDASEILHVNRDLFLKLLQDPNSLLVKHIQKLQFPPREKKGINSSPSSQSSECQSSGTSDYEDSLSTMSIQKRNANKLPWQKLKQRYGFSSKRSTSSASNAIVVLKPGSNCRKMPENVSCHCSSLQSHHSLKNKRENSKSTYFSLKEIKRKLKRVGGESEREQRSISLGDGLNQLYRNKNSLKYVENGISPIISKGESRSVNDAKRMGKQPKPKGLISHKGPEIDFKNVSECNSSTTSCSNQQSDIFIEAKRHLSERFRNLNLAETLPRKQTPRTLQMILSLPDHDRLFTRSPKRDTSASASMLMRFFPYSDIEKGKGVSWPSPQKHNEEVQLSADSGSDDQMKTFEIRPNIPEKISDDIEGRENICATGDDLKPTGYMNDTEENESLLPGNMNILEVPCERDKVDRTCCGPSTESTKLLYDNGYKSSSLADSSEDHHHRSLLRPASSPLDISALEIVDACKYREGHPSPVSVLDPFSPEDANSPTSTTAKQDESPLQPRRIDFDDHLQVESLEDDPKVDIPASTDEEEYMSACVRAVMQASNFDFEELSAFSPCLPHVLNNLYSADSVGLFRVEANCELNLLLDCIHEVLLGIYSCYFGCSPWLSLLKPNIRPAPLEANVIEEVVKEVNCYISPKLGQPTLDQLVGMDMAKFGLWFELRPDAEDIAIQIAEDVLQESMMDTILELQI, encoded by the exons ATGATGGAAATTGGATCACCAAGACTGCCTCTGCCAAAAGGGAAGTACCAATGGAGCTGCATATGGGGTTTGGTTGATATGTTTGATTTTCGGACCGGACGGACCCATCAGAAGCGGCTGTCAAACGGGAAGACAAGGCACAAACATGGTATTG ATGCACGGCATTCGAGGAAGGTTGATACCCTAGCTGACTTCTGTGAAAAGTGCCAAGGCATTGAA GATGGAGCAGGCTTGGGAAACCATGCTGTTGATGCCTATAAGACCAAGGTAAAGGATATCGTGCAAGAAGAATTTCCAACCGAAAAGCAAATACAGAAACTACTAAAAGCTATGAAACAGCACCAGAGAAAATCAGATTTAGCAGATAATCACAAGGCAAGCAAAACCTTAAAGAAAGCTTCCCAGATGCTGGCAAATCACAGGAAAGAGAAAGACCACGAGGGGCATCATCCGTGTTCATGTTCAGATGAACTATCTTTGGACAATCACAAATTTGCAGCAATGTTAGAAGAAATCTTCAGTCAGATTCATCAAGATGGAAGATTTAACGGAGATATCCACAGAAGTCTTATTCCTTCAAGGTTCAAGCAGCTTGATGAGATCAATGTGCAGCTTCTTCAGATGAGCGCAAAGGCATTCATCGATCAGATTTATATAAAGCGGAGATATACGAGTAAAGATGGCGTCAGCAGTAAATCTGAACCATTCTCAGATGCTTCAGAAATTTTGCACGTAAACAGGGATTTATTCCTGAAACTTCTCCAAGATCCTAATTCTCTGTTGGTGAAGCATATCCAGAAATTGCAGTTTCCACCAAGGGAGAAAAAAGGAATCAACTCATCTCCTAGTTCCCAGTCTTCAGAATGTCAGAGTAGTGGAACAAGCGATTATGAAGATTCCCTTTCTACCATGAGTATACAAAAGAGGAATGCGAACAAACTTCCGTGGCAAAAACTTAAGCAACGATATGGATTTTCATCGAAGAGAAGTACCAGTTCTGCTTCAAATGCGATTGTAGTTCTGAAGCCAGGATCAAATTGCAGGAAGATGCCTGAGAATGTGTCTTGTCATTGCTCATCTCTGCAGTCTCATCACAGTTTGAAAAATAAACGGGAAAATAGCAAATCCACATACTTTTCCCTCAAAGAGATTAAGAGAAAATTGAAACGAGTAGGAGGAGAAAGCGAGAGAGAGCAGCGTTCAATATCATTGGGAGATGGTCTAAATCAACTTTATAGAAACAAAAATTCCTTGAAATATGTTGAAAATGGGATCAGTCCCATTATTTCAAAAGGAGAATCTAGATCTGTCAATGATGCCAAGAGGATGGGCAAGCAACCAAAACCAAAGGGTTTGATATCACACAAGGGACCTGAAATTGATTTCAAGAATGTCTCTGAGTGCAACTCCTCAACCACAAGCTGCTCCAACCAACAGTCAGATATATTCATAGAAGCAAAACGACACCTTTCTGAAAGGTTCAGAAATTTGAATTTGGCTGAGACCCTACCCAGAAAACAGACCCCCAGAACGTTGCAGATGATTCTCTCTTTGCCTGATCATGACCGCTTGTTCACTCGTAGTCCCAAGAGGGACACAAGTGCTTCTGCTTCAATGCTGATGAGATTTTTTCCTTACAGTGACATTGAGAAAGGAAAGGGAGTGAGCTGGCCAAGCCCTCAGAAGCATAATGAAGAAGTTCAACTATCTGCTGATTCTGGATCAGATGATCAgatgaaaacttttgaaattaggCCTAATATCCCAGAAAAGATTAGTGATGACATTGAAGGTCGGGAAAACATCTGTGCTACTGGAGATGACCTTAAACCTACTG GTTACATGAACGATACTGAGGAAAATGAAAGCCTGCTACCTGGGAATATGAACATTTTGGAAGTGCCATGTGAACGAGACAAGGTTGATCGTACCTGCTGTGGACCAAGCACTGAATCAACCAAATTGTTATACGACAATGGCTACAAGTCCTCAAGTTTG GCTGATTCTTCAGAGGATCATCACCACAGATCTTTATTAAGACCTGCTTCCAGTCCTTTAGACATATCTGCACTCGAAATTGTGGACGCTTGTAAATACAGAGAAGGTCATCCGAGTCCAGTTTCTGTCCTAGACCCATTTTCCCCTGAAGATGCCAATAGTCCTACAAGCACTACAGCTAAGCAAG ATGAATCACCATTGCAACCACGtcgtattgattttgatgatcattTGCAAGTCGAATCCCTTGAAGACGACCCTAAGGTCGATATTCCTGCAAGCACGGATGAAGAGGAATATATGTCAGCCTGTGTAAGGGCTGTTATGCAAGCTTCAAATTTCGATTTTGAAGAGCTATCAGCATTTAGTCCTTGTCTTCCACATGTTCTAAACAATCTATACTCAGCCGATAGTGTGGGATTATTTCGAGTCGAGGCAAACTGTGAACTCAATCTCCTACTTGACTGCATTCACGAAGTCCTCTTAGGTATATATTCCTGCTACTTTGGATGCTCCCCTTGGTTATCACTTCTCAAACCAAATATCAGGCCTGCTCCGCTTGAAGCAAACGTGATTGAAGAAGTAGTGAAAGAAGTCAATTGCTACATATCTCCAAAGCTGGGACAACCAACACTGGATCAGCTTGTAGGAATGGATATGGCGAAGTTTGGGTTATGGTTTGAACTTCGTCCTGATGCAGAAGATATTGCGATCCAGATTGCAGAAGATGTTCTACAAGAATCAATGATGGATACAATTCTTGAACTGCAAATTTGA
- the LOC140004172 gene encoding uncharacterized protein isoform X2: protein MMEIGSPRLPLPKGKYQWSCIWGLVDMFDFRTGRTHQKRLSNGKTRHKHDARHSRKVDTLADFCEKCQGIEDGAGLGNHAVDAYKTKVKDIVQEEFPTEKQIQKLLKAMKQHQRKSDLADNHKASKTLKKASQMLANHRKEKDHEGHHPCSCSDELSLDNHKFAAMLEEIFSQIHQDGRFNGDIHRSLIPSRFKQLDEINVQLLQMSAKAFIDQIYIKRRYTSKDGVSSKSEPFSDASEILHVNRDLFLKLLQDPNSLLVKHIQKLQFPPREKKGINSSPSSQSSECQSSGTSDYEDSLSTMSIQKRNANKLPWQKLKQRYGFSSKRSTSSASNAIVVLKPGSNCRKMPENVSCHCSSLQSHHSLKNKRENSKSTYFSLKEIKRKLKRVGGESEREQRSISLGDGLNQLYRNKNSLKYVENGISPIISKGESRSVNDAKRMGKQPKPKGLISHKGPEIDFKNVSECNSSTTSCSNQQSDIFIEAKRHLSERFRNLNLAETLPRKQTPRTLQMILSLPDHDRLFTRSPKRDTSASASMLMRFFPYSDIEKGKGVSWPSPQKHNEEVQLSADSGSDDQMKTFEIRPNIPEKISDDIEGRENICATGDDLKPTGYMNDTEENESLLPGNMNILEVPCERDKVDRTCCGPSTESTKLLYDNGYKSSSLADSSEDHHHRSLLRPASSPLDISALEIVDACKYREGHPSPVSVLDPFSPEDANSPTSTTAKQDESPLQPRRIDFDDHLQVESLEDDPKVDIPASTDEEEYMSACVRAVMQASNFDFEELSAFSPCLPHVLNNLYSADSVGLFRVEANCELNLLLDCIHEVLLGIYSCYFGCSPWLSLLKPNIRPAPLEANVIEEVVKEVNCYISPKLGQPTLDQLVGMDMAKFGLWFELRPDAEDIAIQIAEDVLQESMMDTILELQI from the exons ATGATGGAAATTGGATCACCAAGACTGCCTCTGCCAAAAGGGAAGTACCAATGGAGCTGCATATGGGGTTTGGTTGATATGTTTGATTTTCGGACCGGACGGACCCATCAGAAGCGGCTGTCAAACGGGAAGACAAGGCACAAACATG ATGCACGGCATTCGAGGAAGGTTGATACCCTAGCTGACTTCTGTGAAAAGTGCCAAGGCATTGAA GATGGAGCAGGCTTGGGAAACCATGCTGTTGATGCCTATAAGACCAAGGTAAAGGATATCGTGCAAGAAGAATTTCCAACCGAAAAGCAAATACAGAAACTACTAAAAGCTATGAAACAGCACCAGAGAAAATCAGATTTAGCAGATAATCACAAGGCAAGCAAAACCTTAAAGAAAGCTTCCCAGATGCTGGCAAATCACAGGAAAGAGAAAGACCACGAGGGGCATCATCCGTGTTCATGTTCAGATGAACTATCTTTGGACAATCACAAATTTGCAGCAATGTTAGAAGAAATCTTCAGTCAGATTCATCAAGATGGAAGATTTAACGGAGATATCCACAGAAGTCTTATTCCTTCAAGGTTCAAGCAGCTTGATGAGATCAATGTGCAGCTTCTTCAGATGAGCGCAAAGGCATTCATCGATCAGATTTATATAAAGCGGAGATATACGAGTAAAGATGGCGTCAGCAGTAAATCTGAACCATTCTCAGATGCTTCAGAAATTTTGCACGTAAACAGGGATTTATTCCTGAAACTTCTCCAAGATCCTAATTCTCTGTTGGTGAAGCATATCCAGAAATTGCAGTTTCCACCAAGGGAGAAAAAAGGAATCAACTCATCTCCTAGTTCCCAGTCTTCAGAATGTCAGAGTAGTGGAACAAGCGATTATGAAGATTCCCTTTCTACCATGAGTATACAAAAGAGGAATGCGAACAAACTTCCGTGGCAAAAACTTAAGCAACGATATGGATTTTCATCGAAGAGAAGTACCAGTTCTGCTTCAAATGCGATTGTAGTTCTGAAGCCAGGATCAAATTGCAGGAAGATGCCTGAGAATGTGTCTTGTCATTGCTCATCTCTGCAGTCTCATCACAGTTTGAAAAATAAACGGGAAAATAGCAAATCCACATACTTTTCCCTCAAAGAGATTAAGAGAAAATTGAAACGAGTAGGAGGAGAAAGCGAGAGAGAGCAGCGTTCAATATCATTGGGAGATGGTCTAAATCAACTTTATAGAAACAAAAATTCCTTGAAATATGTTGAAAATGGGATCAGTCCCATTATTTCAAAAGGAGAATCTAGATCTGTCAATGATGCCAAGAGGATGGGCAAGCAACCAAAACCAAAGGGTTTGATATCACACAAGGGACCTGAAATTGATTTCAAGAATGTCTCTGAGTGCAACTCCTCAACCACAAGCTGCTCCAACCAACAGTCAGATATATTCATAGAAGCAAAACGACACCTTTCTGAAAGGTTCAGAAATTTGAATTTGGCTGAGACCCTACCCAGAAAACAGACCCCCAGAACGTTGCAGATGATTCTCTCTTTGCCTGATCATGACCGCTTGTTCACTCGTAGTCCCAAGAGGGACACAAGTGCTTCTGCTTCAATGCTGATGAGATTTTTTCCTTACAGTGACATTGAGAAAGGAAAGGGAGTGAGCTGGCCAAGCCCTCAGAAGCATAATGAAGAAGTTCAACTATCTGCTGATTCTGGATCAGATGATCAgatgaaaacttttgaaattaggCCTAATATCCCAGAAAAGATTAGTGATGACATTGAAGGTCGGGAAAACATCTGTGCTACTGGAGATGACCTTAAACCTACTG GTTACATGAACGATACTGAGGAAAATGAAAGCCTGCTACCTGGGAATATGAACATTTTGGAAGTGCCATGTGAACGAGACAAGGTTGATCGTACCTGCTGTGGACCAAGCACTGAATCAACCAAATTGTTATACGACAATGGCTACAAGTCCTCAAGTTTG GCTGATTCTTCAGAGGATCATCACCACAGATCTTTATTAAGACCTGCTTCCAGTCCTTTAGACATATCTGCACTCGAAATTGTGGACGCTTGTAAATACAGAGAAGGTCATCCGAGTCCAGTTTCTGTCCTAGACCCATTTTCCCCTGAAGATGCCAATAGTCCTACAAGCACTACAGCTAAGCAAG ATGAATCACCATTGCAACCACGtcgtattgattttgatgatcattTGCAAGTCGAATCCCTTGAAGACGACCCTAAGGTCGATATTCCTGCAAGCACGGATGAAGAGGAATATATGTCAGCCTGTGTAAGGGCTGTTATGCAAGCTTCAAATTTCGATTTTGAAGAGCTATCAGCATTTAGTCCTTGTCTTCCACATGTTCTAAACAATCTATACTCAGCCGATAGTGTGGGATTATTTCGAGTCGAGGCAAACTGTGAACTCAATCTCCTACTTGACTGCATTCACGAAGTCCTCTTAGGTATATATTCCTGCTACTTTGGATGCTCCCCTTGGTTATCACTTCTCAAACCAAATATCAGGCCTGCTCCGCTTGAAGCAAACGTGATTGAAGAAGTAGTGAAAGAAGTCAATTGCTACATATCTCCAAAGCTGGGACAACCAACACTGGATCAGCTTGTAGGAATGGATATGGCGAAGTTTGGGTTATGGTTTGAACTTCGTCCTGATGCAGAAGATATTGCGATCCAGATTGCAGAAGATGTTCTACAAGAATCAATGATGGATACAATTCTTGAACTGCAAATTTGA